A window of the Anoplopoma fimbria isolate UVic2021 breed Golden Eagle Sablefish chromosome 17, Afim_UVic_2022, whole genome shotgun sequence genome harbors these coding sequences:
- the ccdc174 gene encoding coiled-coil domain-containing protein 174, with protein sequence MDKKKKPFAVTASSLVDLKAELYRKQEQFKQEKLGHENTDAGFTSKSKVKKPNVWSKQNAGVSARAEKDAEQLVEEQNSLDTSRRKLEEKAKLYEQMTKGDFPDEETEGLFLVDFTQKIIDKKRETLAQKETERVDKERDNLSPVPPPENPDEEWVDYVDGLGRSRRCMKKDLPGFKKMDQDLTGKGNASTDKTLLSEDMRRELQRQEWEREEEEAMKRPVGPIHYEDIRGQEARDLGVGYFAFAHDEEQRRKQRETLDMLRDQTTDQRTKREQLKDKRQAILKARLTKVRQRKMKKAKLDGTEDEQREDENEGEEDEGDIIGPSPPAEDSPEVSTVKKVVVEIQERKDTKPGVPHVREWDRGKEFMFTEWTNRRREERESNFAPPSAYFTEVKRERPGKIKTQENKSKMSFKWSKAPEEISESKEEPQSQPKTAPSPPPPPPQQNIPPPSQPQTSSQSSPSDQPADSAPETAPPVDPEQPPPPFYPPFPSPQFAGPLPPYPPQYPHQYQHQYQHQYQHQYSHQFSNQYQPQYPHQYPPQNPSQYPSQYPPQYPPHYPPQYPPQYPPHLQSQSQPEPSLQPVDLSQAQKPTQSLDDMLSFFRKTT encoded by the exons atggacaaaaagaagaaacccTTCGCCGTGACTGCTTCATCT CTGGTGGACCTTAAAGCTGAACTGTACAGAAAGCAGGAACAGTTCAAACAGGAAAAACTTGGCCATGAAAATACTGATGCTGGATTCACATCAAAATCCAAAGTCAAG AAACCTAATGTCTGGAGCAAACAAAACGCTGGTGTCTCTGCAAGAGCTGAGAAAGATGCGGAGCAGCTGGTTGAGGAGCAGAACAGCCTGGACACATCAAG ACGCAAGTTGGAGGAGAAGGCCAAACTCTATGAGCAAATGACAAAAGGAGACTTTCCAG ATGAAGAGACCGAGGGGCTTTTCCTGGTTGATTTCACCCAGAAGATTAttgacaaaaagagagaaacacttGCACAGAAGGAAACAGAAAGAGTTGACAAGGAAAGAGACAACTTATCTCCCGTCCCTCCTCCTGAAAACCCAGATGAGGAATG GGTGGATTATGTGGATGGTTTGGGCCGATCTCGAAGATGCATGAAGAAAGACCTGCCAGGTTTTAAGAAAATGGACCAAGACCTTACAGGAAAAGG GAATGCTTCAACTGATAAGACCTTACTCTCCGAGGACATGCGTCGAGAGCTGCAGAGGCAGGagtgggagagggaggaagaggaggctaTGAAGAGGCCTGTAGGACCGATCCACTACGAGGATATTAGGGGACAAG AGGCTCGAGATCTCGGTGTGGGCTACTTTGCTTTCGCTCACGATGAAGAGCAGCgcagaaagcagagagagactCTGGACATGCTGAGAGACCAG ACAACAGATCAGCGCACCAAGAGGGAACAACTGAAGGACAAGAGGCAGGCCATCCTGAAGGCCCGATTGACCAAAGTGAggcagaggaagatgaagaaggcCAAGCTGGATGGCACTGAGGACGAGCAGAGAGAGGACGAGAATGAAG GAGAGGAGGACGAAGGTGACATTATAGGACCCTCGCCTCCAGCAGAGGACTCTCCAGAAGTAAGCACAGTGAAGAAGGTGGTAGTGGAGATCCAGGAAAGGAAGGACACCAAACCAGGAGTTCCTCATGTCAGAGAATGGGACAGAGGCAAAG AGTTTATGTTTACCGAGTGGACAAATCGGCGTCGCGAAGAGCGAGAGTCAAATTTTGCGCCTCCCTCTGCGTACTTTACTGAGGTGAAGAGGGAAAGACCAGGGAAGATCAAAACTCAGGAGAATAAATCCAAGATGTCGTTTAAGTGGAGCAAAGCCCCAGAAGAAATCTCTGAGAGCAAGGAGGAACCACAATCTCAGCCTAAAACGGccccttcacctccacctcccccaccTCAACAAAATATTCCACCTCCATCACAACCACAGACTTCATCGCAGTCATCACCTTCAGATCAGCCAGCAGATTCAGCTCCTGAGACCGCTCCTCCTGTTGATCCCGAGCAACCCCCTCCTCCATTTTATCCTCCGTTTCCTTCTCCTCAGTTTGCTGGACCACTTCCTCCGTATCCCCCACAGTATCCACACCAGTATCAACACCAGTATCAACACCAGTATCAACACCAGTATTCACATCAGTTTTCAAACCAGTATCAACCCCAGTATCCACACCAGTATCCACCCCAAAATCCATCCCAGTATCCATCCCAGTATCCACCCCAGTATCCACCCCATTATCCACCCCAGTATCCACCCCAGTATCCACCTCATCTGCAGAGCCAGTCTCAGCCTGAGCCCTCCTTGCAGCCTGTAGACCTCAGCCAGGCCCAAAAGCCTACACAGAGTCTGGACGACATGCTGTCCTTTTTCAGGAAAACTACCTGA
- the tatdn2 gene encoding putative deoxyribonuclease TATDN2 isoform X2, which yields MDSSSRKKLKFNWLRTSITSPTNLQERDADLGTPSSWNNSPIEDSKSLPLSDSPGPDGLGALSLDTPKRKAGVLGESTPSLGKIKLRKLSRKNNENFITSDEKPMDNSSRQLESEESQEETSPPPQSFIIKKKQRTPEEVSQAIYRKAVVAAIGSLRARGSPTCIPGTLPFVSSPVKTEAPSAATLDRANTDIKCSSLKGENRSEDSDTVLEEQRSPLQVFEDNKPKEDSSELKTDGRSAVLKGEDSPKTFDSPNSVLLETTSQVQSFASESRPEASCCDADLPTLEYILDSPSCFTSHQKGPFDSQHWRSPSVHTQGATTPSYSVSSPNQTTGVVQAVEKEMPFSRSQRSVLVSSKQPHPTNLARSHASRVETENSFFSNNMAYRDPFALPLHSKRVLNTHLKPATTRRQSDTGSSMRHPPFSFTHGGTPKRRLSLGAEPLRTSYPYLDNQVGFIDTHCHIDMLYGKLGFSGTFNSFRSHYQSSFPPEFRGCIANFCNPRVMVKESLWEGLLDEDMVWGAFGCHPHFAKDYSSVQERDILMSMRHPKAVAFGEIGLDYSHKNSTNDSKQKEVFERQLRLAVAMKKPLVIHCRDADDDLLEIMKKCVPREYKIHRHCFTNSYPVIEPFLTEFPNLYVGFTALITYFKATEARDAVRKIPLNRIVLETDAPYFLPRQVRKDVCRFSHPGMGIHTLKELSLLKGEDMATVLSTVRNNTTQLYGV from the exons atggacagcagcagcagaaagaagTTGAAGTTTAATTGGCTCCGGACTTCAATCACCTCACCAACAAACCTTCAGGAGAGAGATGCTGACTTAGGCACACCCTCTAGCTGGAATAACTCGCCGATTGAAGATTCAAAATCTTTGCCTCTCAGTGACTCTCCAGGACCTGATGGCCTTGGAGCACTGAGTCTGGACACTCCAAAGAGAAAAGCAGGAGTGCTCGGTGAAAGCACGCCATCTTTAGGCAAAATTAAGCTGAGGAAGCTTTCCAGGAAAAATAACGAAAATTTCATAACTTCAGAT GAGAAACCAATGGACAACTCATCCAGGCAGCTGGAATCAGAAGAGAGCCAGGAGGAAACATCCCCTCCACCTCAATCTTTCATcatcaaaaagaaacagaggaCACCTGAGGAGGTATCACAGGCCATCTACAGGAAGGCAGTGGTCGCAGCCATTGGCAGCCTGAGAGCAAGAGGCAGCCCTACTTGTATCCCCGGGACTTTGCCATTTGTGTCTTCACCGGTGAAGACTGAAGCACCCAGTGCAGCGACACTTGACAGAGCAAACACTGATATTAAGTGTTCCTCGCTAAAAGGTGAGAACAGATCTGAGGACAGCGACACAGTCCTGGAAGAACAGCGCTCCCCTCTTCAGGTTTTTGAGGACAATAAACCCAAAGAAGACAGCTCAGAGCTAAAAACAGACGGAAGG aGTGCTGTGCTAAAAGGAGAGGATTCACCCAAGACGTTTGATTCTCCAAACTCTGTGCTTTTGGAAACAACCTCTCAAGTCCAATCATTTGCTTCAGAAAGTAGACCAGAAGCCAGTTGCTGTGACGCCGACCTCCCTACCCTGGAGTATATACTTGATTCTCCGTCTTGTTTCACGAGTCACCAGAAAGGCCCTTTCGACAGCCAACACTGGAGAAGTCCTTCAGTTCATACCCAGGGAGCTACAACTCCCTCTTACAGTGTTTCATCCCCCAATCAAACCACTGGAGTCGTCCAGGCAGTGGAAAAGGAGATGCCCTTCTCACGGTCACAGAGGAGCGTTCTTGTCTCATCAAAGCAGCCCCACCCAACAAACCTGGCCCGATCACATGCATCCAGAGTTGAGACTGAGAATTCCTTCTTCTCCAACAATATGGCCTATAGGGACCCCTTTGCGCTGCCACTACACTCAAAAAGAGTATTGAACACTCACTTGAAGCCAGCGACCACACGCAGGCAGTCGGATACTGGTTCTTCCATGCGCCACCCCCCTTTCTCCTTTACTCATGGTGGCACTCCTAAAAGAAGATTATCACTTGGGGCTGAACCCTTGCGGACCAGTTACCCCTACCTCGACAATCAGGTTGGTTTCATAGACACACACTGCCATATAGACATGCTCTACGGAAAGCTTGGCTTCAGCGGGACATTCAACAGCTTTCGAAGTCACTACCAAAGCAGCTTTCCTCCAGAGTTCAGAGGCTGTATTGCAAACTTCTGCAACCCAAGGGTCATGGTGAAGGAGTCCCTGTGGGAAGGTTTGCTGGATGAAGACATGGTGTGGGGGGCATTTGGGTGCCACCCCCACTTTGCCAAAGACTACTCAAGTGTCCAGGAACGCGATATACTGATGTCCATGCGGCATCCAAAAGCTGTGGCATTTGGTGAGATTGGCCTGGACTACTCCCACAAAAACTCCACTAACGACTCCAAGCAAAAAGAG GTGTTTGAGCGTCAGCTGCGTCTCGCTGTGGCGATGAAGAAGCCTCTGGTGATCCACTGTAGGGACGCAGATGATGACCTGCTGGAAATCATGAAGAAGTGTGTCCCGAGGGAATACAAAATTCACAG GCACTGTTTCACAAACAGTTATCCAGTGATTGAGCCTTTCCTGACAGAGTTCCCCAACCTGTATGTGGGATTCACAGCCCTGATCACCTACTTCAAGGCCACCGAGGCCAGAGATGCCGTCCGCAAGATCCCTCTGAACCGCATCGTGCTGGAGACAGACGCACCATATTTCCTGCCAAGACAG GTGAGGAAAGATGTCTGCCGGTTTTCTCACCCTGGAATGGGCATCCATACGCTGAAGGAGCTGAGCCTGCTGAAGGGAGAAGACATGGCCACGGTCCTCTCCACCGTCCGGAACAACACCACCCAACTCTACGGAGTATGA
- the tatdn2 gene encoding putative deoxyribonuclease TATDN2 isoform X1, whose protein sequence is MKKEISDMDSSSRKKLKFNWLRTSITSPTNLQERDADLGTPSSWNNSPIEDSKSLPLSDSPGPDGLGALSLDTPKRKAGVLGESTPSLGKIKLRKLSRKNNENFITSDEKPMDNSSRQLESEESQEETSPPPQSFIIKKKQRTPEEVSQAIYRKAVVAAIGSLRARGSPTCIPGTLPFVSSPVKTEAPSAATLDRANTDIKCSSLKGENRSEDSDTVLEEQRSPLQVFEDNKPKEDSSELKTDGRSAVLKGEDSPKTFDSPNSVLLETTSQVQSFASESRPEASCCDADLPTLEYILDSPSCFTSHQKGPFDSQHWRSPSVHTQGATTPSYSVSSPNQTTGVVQAVEKEMPFSRSQRSVLVSSKQPHPTNLARSHASRVETENSFFSNNMAYRDPFALPLHSKRVLNTHLKPATTRRQSDTGSSMRHPPFSFTHGGTPKRRLSLGAEPLRTSYPYLDNQVGFIDTHCHIDMLYGKLGFSGTFNSFRSHYQSSFPPEFRGCIANFCNPRVMVKESLWEGLLDEDMVWGAFGCHPHFAKDYSSVQERDILMSMRHPKAVAFGEIGLDYSHKNSTNDSKQKEVFERQLRLAVAMKKPLVIHCRDADDDLLEIMKKCVPREYKIHRHCFTNSYPVIEPFLTEFPNLYVGFTALITYFKATEARDAVRKIPLNRIVLETDAPYFLPRQVRKDVCRFSHPGMGIHTLKELSLLKGEDMATVLSTVRNNTTQLYGV, encoded by the exons AAATCTCTGAcatggacagcagcagcagaaagaagTTGAAGTTTAATTGGCTCCGGACTTCAATCACCTCACCAACAAACCTTCAGGAGAGAGATGCTGACTTAGGCACACCCTCTAGCTGGAATAACTCGCCGATTGAAGATTCAAAATCTTTGCCTCTCAGTGACTCTCCAGGACCTGATGGCCTTGGAGCACTGAGTCTGGACACTCCAAAGAGAAAAGCAGGAGTGCTCGGTGAAAGCACGCCATCTTTAGGCAAAATTAAGCTGAGGAAGCTTTCCAGGAAAAATAACGAAAATTTCATAACTTCAGAT GAGAAACCAATGGACAACTCATCCAGGCAGCTGGAATCAGAAGAGAGCCAGGAGGAAACATCCCCTCCACCTCAATCTTTCATcatcaaaaagaaacagaggaCACCTGAGGAGGTATCACAGGCCATCTACAGGAAGGCAGTGGTCGCAGCCATTGGCAGCCTGAGAGCAAGAGGCAGCCCTACTTGTATCCCCGGGACTTTGCCATTTGTGTCTTCACCGGTGAAGACTGAAGCACCCAGTGCAGCGACACTTGACAGAGCAAACACTGATATTAAGTGTTCCTCGCTAAAAGGTGAGAACAGATCTGAGGACAGCGACACAGTCCTGGAAGAACAGCGCTCCCCTCTTCAGGTTTTTGAGGACAATAAACCCAAAGAAGACAGCTCAGAGCTAAAAACAGACGGAAGG aGTGCTGTGCTAAAAGGAGAGGATTCACCCAAGACGTTTGATTCTCCAAACTCTGTGCTTTTGGAAACAACCTCTCAAGTCCAATCATTTGCTTCAGAAAGTAGACCAGAAGCCAGTTGCTGTGACGCCGACCTCCCTACCCTGGAGTATATACTTGATTCTCCGTCTTGTTTCACGAGTCACCAGAAAGGCCCTTTCGACAGCCAACACTGGAGAAGTCCTTCAGTTCATACCCAGGGAGCTACAACTCCCTCTTACAGTGTTTCATCCCCCAATCAAACCACTGGAGTCGTCCAGGCAGTGGAAAAGGAGATGCCCTTCTCACGGTCACAGAGGAGCGTTCTTGTCTCATCAAAGCAGCCCCACCCAACAAACCTGGCCCGATCACATGCATCCAGAGTTGAGACTGAGAATTCCTTCTTCTCCAACAATATGGCCTATAGGGACCCCTTTGCGCTGCCACTACACTCAAAAAGAGTATTGAACACTCACTTGAAGCCAGCGACCACACGCAGGCAGTCGGATACTGGTTCTTCCATGCGCCACCCCCCTTTCTCCTTTACTCATGGTGGCACTCCTAAAAGAAGATTATCACTTGGGGCTGAACCCTTGCGGACCAGTTACCCCTACCTCGACAATCAGGTTGGTTTCATAGACACACACTGCCATATAGACATGCTCTACGGAAAGCTTGGCTTCAGCGGGACATTCAACAGCTTTCGAAGTCACTACCAAAGCAGCTTTCCTCCAGAGTTCAGAGGCTGTATTGCAAACTTCTGCAACCCAAGGGTCATGGTGAAGGAGTCCCTGTGGGAAGGTTTGCTGGATGAAGACATGGTGTGGGGGGCATTTGGGTGCCACCCCCACTTTGCCAAAGACTACTCAAGTGTCCAGGAACGCGATATACTGATGTCCATGCGGCATCCAAAAGCTGTGGCATTTGGTGAGATTGGCCTGGACTACTCCCACAAAAACTCCACTAACGACTCCAAGCAAAAAGAG GTGTTTGAGCGTCAGCTGCGTCTCGCTGTGGCGATGAAGAAGCCTCTGGTGATCCACTGTAGGGACGCAGATGATGACCTGCTGGAAATCATGAAGAAGTGTGTCCCGAGGGAATACAAAATTCACAG GCACTGTTTCACAAACAGTTATCCAGTGATTGAGCCTTTCCTGACAGAGTTCCCCAACCTGTATGTGGGATTCACAGCCCTGATCACCTACTTCAAGGCCACCGAGGCCAGAGATGCCGTCCGCAAGATCCCTCTGAACCGCATCGTGCTGGAGACAGACGCACCATATTTCCTGCCAAGACAG GTGAGGAAAGATGTCTGCCGGTTTTCTCACCCTGGAATGGGCATCCATACGCTGAAGGAGCTGAGCCTGCTGAAGGGAGAAGACATGGCCACGGTCCTCTCCACCGTCCGGAACAACACCACCCAACTCTACGGAGTATGA
- the ghrl gene encoding ghrelin/obestatin prepropeptide yields the protein MFVKRNTCLLVFLFCSLTLWCKSTSAGSSYLSPSQKPKNKVKSPRVGRQVMEEPGQPTEDNHITISAPFDIGFIVREEDFEQYGVALQEIIQRLLGNTEAAAERPSQPF from the exons ATGTTTGTGAAAAGAAACACCTGTTTgcttgtctttctgttttgctCTCTGACCTTGTGGTGCAAGTCGACCAGCGCGGGCTCCAGCTATCTCAGCCCTTCACAGAAACCTAAG AACAAGGTGAAGTCTCCCAGAGTCGGCCGCCAAGTCATGGAGGAGCCTGGTCAGCCCACCGAGGACAACCACATCACA ATCAGTGCCCCCTTTGACATCGGCTTCATTGTGAGAGAGGAGGACTTTGAGCAGTACGGTGTAGCGCTGCAGGAGATCATTCAGCGTCTGCTGGGAAACACGGAGGCTGCAGCAG AGAGACCATCCCAACCATTTTGA